A window of Quercus robur chromosome 12, dhQueRobu3.1, whole genome shotgun sequence genomic DNA:
ATCTTGGTGTTATTCACCTTAGCCATAGCAAGCATGTACTACAATGCATAGAATATCTTTGGCAAAGTTCATGGGGGATCCCCTCATTCaacctattttgtaaaacaaacaaaatcttgtTGACAAAGCTGTGCTATCTTATATTAAGATTTAATATGCATTCAACATGATTTTTGTATGCTACTTTCAAAAAAAGGCATATCCTAGAATTGCTAGCAAAAAACGTTAATGCTAGAAATATACTCTTAGTATCAAATGCGATACCAATATAATTTggttatacatatatatctgcatatattattgatagtttGACAAAGTTGATTTATTGAATACCAATCTACAGCCTAATACTAATATGAAGGTGAATTCTAACCTTTCGCAACATGTTAGTACATCCCATGAAGGAAGTGTAGCAATTCCTTTGGAGTTTCCCTCAAGAATTATTTGATCTACACATTAATTCTACAAACCAGAAAAGTgtccaaaaacaatttattttctcgCGCGTGGGCTACAGgtaacccacgagctcggggggctaatgttgaaggccaaaatttcacaaaaagccaattccatgaaaaataaagaaggcttaattcaagcagcaagaagaatcaacattaaggcccaatttatgttcagatttaCAGCAAAAAGGTCATCAAAAAGTCcagcaaaatccagtgaaagaactgggccgggatacccagaggctgccaaaGGCCCGGGATCCTCAGGTAATGCAGCACAGTTACTGTGGGATTGAAACAGCTCAAGAgaggtaccacgaaatacaagaaaggaagaacagagatgtccttctcaagtacccagtggtgcagcaaagaatcagaaagtataaagcaaacattcatgaacaaaggagttgtaccacaaggaaccaagaatgagaaaatcatacgtagaagcaattggaagagaactttcaacccagcagtaaaagattccaactatttgggaataatgacaacAAGGAAATACAACCGCAGCTGAGTCTGGAAAGTGAGAAatcttgaaggaagagagattgaaggctaggacgccccggaatggaaagtcagcaagtgacttttagagaaacagtattaaaagatgaaaaccatgagaaaaaagggaagagaccagctcctaagaaaatgacacagcacgagctctgaggggcaaaagagagaaatcactagtaccatggagccctagaaaacacactataaaaggaagagaaaacccatgttgaggGAAGAagattttcagtaggaagaatatcaaaacagagtcattagaactctgtaaaatttaagaaaaacagaggaatgtctcccggtatcccagaaacagccactatagcacatacttggattcaaaaggattcaaactttgcaagtcttagaggcttgaatagccatcaaagtctgtaatttttgagcttatttgaaccttgtatcacgtttTAGTGAGCACacttgtaatccacaatcaagaaaaataatgaaatatctcatattgatttgagaatttctaacaattactttgcatatttctttactgcttcttgctgctcaatacatatatattcttgcttgtaaagctgagtccctgcccaagcaaagccactcagacttgagttccaaatcccacaagtcttgtgcaaaagcataagtctgtgagaattggggccaggatccttGTGGCTGAATCAtccttatgaaattcatttacatatatgtatacgtattaatacatatatatatatatatatatcctaatctaagaaactaacaattatttgaagatatgtgcattgtatagttgttcttgtgtaggacctatagaggtaaaaggaaaggacaaaactccattgcataacaagcatggagaaagattgtatagtgcagagaaccagagattctgggttcttacaggcctaatacgcctcgggatcccacgacagtacgtcccgggatcccacgacagtacgcccggggaggaatcacatttttgccttgaggagatttatgtgacttgcgcacaacttggttcgtaatcagcctccatttagctgcggtgaaccaagcccagtccaccaaaacacaactatttggcccaggatccttgggcctgtgtgctaaagaaaaaagcactctcacaatgTCCTATCCATTAATTCTTCCCATGTTATCATAAAGTATTCGAGTACATCATAGATTAGTTCAGATTGGTCTTCCTTACTTTCCTCTTTGGTCATCAAGCAATTAATCCTTGGTCTTTTCCCAAAATTGTGATTGGGTAAGGGATTATTAGTGATGCTAGTCCTTGTAGGCAGCATAACCACCTTGTTTTCTATTAGGTCCTAAGCATAATGAAGGTCAAAACAATTGTCAATATCATGGCTAGGGCCTTAGTGGTAAGCACATCTCTTATTCGCATCAAACCTTAAGGGCAAGGGGTTTGGAATTGGTCTTGGTGCTAAGGGTTTCAGTAACCCTTTTGCTTTTAGCTTGTCAAACACTTAGCTTATAGGCATATACAACTCATGAAACTCCTTCCTAGGTCTAGGTCCTTGTGGTACTTGCACAGGTGCAATAAGTGCAATCAGTTGATAAGGatcatttttatgtatattagAAATTTCTGCAGCCTTAGAATTAGATCCTACATTCTTTTCAAACCTTGGTGGGTCATCATTCTTTATAGTGCAATTGTTTATGCATCCTCAATTTGGGTTCCAATAGCAATCAAAGCTTTAAAATTAGGAAAGTATTGTGCAAACAAGTACTTATGGCATACAGGTAATAAATTCTTTACAACCATAGCTAACTGTTCCTCCTCACTTGGCCTATTCATCATCTGTGCTGCCTTGGCTCTCCACTTGATGATGAAAGTAAAGAAGGATTCTTTTGGCTCTTGCTTAGTGGTCTCGAGATCTCTCCTTGTTATGTCCACTTCTATAGTACTTGTATTGCTTGTGAAACTCACGGTAGATGTCTTCCTAACTTCTTGCCCTAGCATCATCTAGGTTGAGGAACCACTTAAGAACGGCTCTGGTCAATGTGTTTTTGAACATCTGAGCAAGTACTTCTTCGATTGCACTTAGGGGCTGCATAGCCCTCATGTACATCTTCAGATGGGACTTTGGGCAACCAGTCCTGACAAACTTGTTCAAGGttggcatcttgaacttgggaGGCAGTCTCACATCAAGGAAAAGTGAGAGGGAATCGTAGTCCATAAGGTCTTCCATCTTACGAGCCCTTCTAATCATCTCCTCCATTTTGTTCATTCTCTCATTGATCTTCTTCTCACTCTCCATGGCTGGTGGATCATGATCATCCTTGTTCTCCTCTTAATTACTCTTTAGGTTCTGAAACTATTGCATCATACGGTTCATGTCCTCCCTTAGCTGGATTTAACTAGCTACCATGGTGTTAAGTAGCTCTTGAGTGTTCATAGGTTCCTTAGTGTTTGGGTGTTCTCCCTCTTCTACCATAGTGCTAGGAGCTTCAGACTTCTTGTGGCTTAAACTGTCTTGTAAGTAGAAGATGGGGTTGTGATGTTGCAGCAGCGGAGTTTCTTTTAAGCTTACGGGCTTCAGTACCGTAATGGGAGTGACAGGCTTGGAATTGGAGCAACTGGCTTGAGTGTTGGGCTTAGGTTCTCTTTGCAACCTTCCTTTAGATCTTGACCAAATTCTCCCCTAATGACAGGCTTGGTCGGGTTAATCAAAGTTAAGTCCCCATCCACATCAATCAATTAACCaaacaaatacacacaaaatgcaatgcaattttaaccGGGACCGGCCAAGGGTAGGTTCTAGGTTATTACGTtgtagggtgggtttgttgttttattgtttcccatagctaggacgttacacctcccaacttgtaatgtaatgaacattgCGTTAATCCAAATGGCATGGTTTGTCCTTTACAGTCAACAAGAAATGATCTAGTGACTTTAGGCTATAAGTTGATGAGTTCACCACTAGGTACCCGAATCTAATGAAGATCGAtgatccatggttactaccACCATAAGTTGTTGAAAAGGGTGCATACATATTGTTTGGATGGCACACACTATGACAGTTAGGGAAAGCTTTTAACAAACAATACAAACAACAAGAAAATATCATACAACATCtcaacaaacataaataaacaaacaaacaacaaaatcatGCAAGACTACGTAAAAAACAAGGATACATAGTTGGTCACTTAAGTCTAACAAGAAACTTAGCCTTTGACATCCCCAGCGGAATTGCCACTATGAGAGACCAAAAAAGTGactctaaaaaaaagagagagagatttttgagtGCTTTTAAGGgaacctctctttttgggtaagtggtgttgagtcgctacttatttttatacaaaaaaatataaaaaaaatacataattgaaTTGTTTCCTTTCATTGATTAAATAAATAcatgtttgaaaatttgaaaattgcatggctttgggtcctagttacaaactaccaaataagTACATgcctttttgtcctagttacaatctacccaaaataaaagcaaagatAAGATATAGGTCTACCTATCCAAAGAAACTAAATTCGAAGGCTAGGttatggaatgggaaggtgttaggcatccaTTCCACCCAAACAGAGTCTGGTTTTCTAGACTCTTATGACCAATGTACCCCTTTTTTATGCATGAGATGAATGGTATATTGCACATGTAAAATAAACTACATCacaaaaaatttttatgaaCGTATCTTCTcctttgttaaaaaattcaaatctgttgttgtgagtgaaaaaaaaaatttgaatttggtttataaaaaaaaaaaaaaaaaatagatctgTTTTTGTTGTGTAAAAAGAAGGtggtttttagagagaaaattcaaatttgttttttttttttaataaaacaaagtcttttggttttttttttttaaaaaaatggcagATCTATTTTTtgacaactaaaaaaaaaatggtttttagtttataaaagatcagatttgtttttaagaacttaaagaaaatgattttttgatgacaaaaaaatcagatctgttttatatgttcaaaaagtatgaaataGATTGCTTGAGAAGAGGATTTCATTCATGAAGTAAATTTATGCTACATATATtgaataaaacaaacacaaccgctcatgatctttttctttacttcaaaatttgccatttaaaaaaaaaataaatatgatctatatctaaggaagatgcaaattactttttaatttaagaaaaatttagatatgCATATTAGGAAGATAcatatctatttttattttaagaaaattcaaatctacatctaaggaagatgcatatccatttttattttaagaaaaattcagatctgcatctttcttagatgtagatccatttttattttaagaaaaattcagatctacatttAAGGAAGATGCatatccatttttattttaagaaaaattcagatctacctCTAGGGAAAATGCAGATCcgttttttatttgagaaaaagaatTGATTATATGCAGATCTTTGAAATCAAGGAAGAGATCATAACCATAATAAAAGAATCAAGAACACGCTTAACAATATAAATTAACAATTCATGTTATGGataactaaactaaaaaaatatatacaaacatGCATCTTTACTACAAGAAaagcataaagaaaagaaaagggtaatTGAAACCTCTTGCATGGAGgacttcttcttcttgagaggatgttttagggttcaatgaaatttatgcaattatctttgaaacctaaaacccTAGTTTAAGAGAGAATACCAGAAAGGGGGTGAGAAATTTGAGAGTGTGAAAAGGTGTCTCTCCTAGAGCGTAAAAGGAATGTGCTGAATTTTGAGATCCAGTTTCTagaatacttaaaaaataagcaacaaTGAGTAGAATGCAAATCGGGACACGTCTTTTTGTGAAAAAGTCGAAAATGATGTGTTTTATTGGCACTCGAAGAGAGTTGGGCCAAAGCCGAAAAGAGTGCCATTCAGCACTTTGAAAGTGCTGatcggcactccaaaagtgtcGAATGGTACTTTTGGACACCAAACACACTTTCGTGCTCAAGTGCGTTTTGGACTCcctttttaggttttcttgagTTGGGCCTTGCACTTAGACATGTTTTCAATCTGTATTCTAAgatttttacctcttttttggataattcaggtCTCTTTAgcaacaattatcttgtagataaatactctaaaataaatcttgataaagtttagattatccacaattctattgttatccaattatcccgtttattcctatgcaagcaatcctattttaaacacAATTTattaaccaatcacaaaattatttaattaattttaattttttaaccaatcagaattaatttaaattacttaTGCGTGGTCGactctacctagacacaatgcatgttgaccgtgcaaacttgataatgtgatatctttcaatctgacGGTTCGATTTGGAAACTGGACATACCGTCACGACTATTAAAATCCTAAGATTATTTtcatgatatgcaatgaatgaattaatgcatgtaatgcaatcatgatttttggggtacTTGGCTAGTCACTTTAGTCATTCTCCTTAATTAAATCATTAGtacaaaatcgagtgtctacacaCATGTTGACCAATAACGATTAATACTGTGCTAAGTTTTCTTATTCTCTCcaattcattcttttcttttcatatggCTAATGTTTCCGcatgagaaaaaacaaaaacaaaaacaaaaaaacaaaacaacacaaaattcCCCCgtttttcaaaaatatccaATGGACTCTCTAGCATGAAGGTCACTTAACTAGTTAACTTTGTTCAAAATTCCCCCGTTTTTCGTTCTTTCATCTCCATCCCTCGCTTTTACTTATCTATTATTTACTACCCAGACACTCTTTTATGCATATCACTGTCATTATGTAGTCATTACGAGACGTTTGTAGTCAAGACAAGATGCTGAAACAAAGTACAGGACTTGAACAAGCAAGAAACCTCCAAATGgattaaatttgatattttcaaaatcttGACAGTAGCTTATATTAAGCCAAGCCTCAACGGtggaattttgtattttatcttagttcaaataaatttttgggAGGTCTttgtaaattgaaaaaaaaaaaaaaaaaaaaaaaaaacttgggtcTTATCCTAAAGTAATTTACCAATCTACCCCGTCTACGACCCTTTCTTCATAGCATCGGACTACAGTTACAGTTACAGTTACAGACCCAACTACCACAGTCTGCGACTGTCACTGATAAATCCTCAAAACTCAGTTATGGCTATCACCACCTTATTCTACCCTCCAAAACTCAGCTTTCCTCACAGACCCACAAGACAAGTTTCTTCTTCTACCCCACATTCAAAGACCCAAACCCAAGTTCAGACCCGTACCCGGAATTCCATCAATCACGGTACCATCCAGAACCCGAAGACCACCATGGCTGCTGCTCTGTTAGGAGCTGGTTTGACCTTGACCCTGGTGGGACCCACCTCAGCTGCGGAGTTACCGTCCTTGCTGCTGCTGGGTTCTACTTCTCTGCAACTCAGTGAGCCCACCAATGCTCTGTCCTTGCCCACCTGGGCTATACACGTGTCCAGTGTGGTTGAATGGTACTCTTTATTATTGGGTGTTGATGCTTTTAATTCTGTAGATTTTgtcttaagtttgatttctatgaacttggttggtcagaaaATGatcgaaaagaaaaagaaagtccATGTCAATGTATTgaggtttgtgttttttgtggtCTCATTTCTAAAGATGAATTAAATGTGAGTTAACTGAGTCAAATAGTTCTATTAGGCTTTTGTTTGAGAGACCtttgtaatgaaaattttgatattttaagaTACTGAAGTAGTTCTATTTAGGCTTTTGTAGGAGGGaattttgatatgaaaattcTGATATTTTAAGATATTGAATTCAAGAGCTATCTTTAAGTTACTTCAAGTTTTCTtgctaagaaaaagaaaatacagtATATTAAATGTGACTTTAAATACGATAGAAATAGAATGGAAGAAAATAATACATGTGGCTGACCCTTATAAGTCTGTTGAGGACTTCTAGttgaccccaaaattttgggactatgGGTTGGTTGTTGTTGggaaaattgtgttttatttggATGAGATTCACTGATggtagacttttttttttgtttgtttaaaggATTACAGCAATGGCTTTGGTGTGGCAATATGGGGAGCAATCTGAGTATGAGTCTTGGAAAGGACTCTCCTGGGGTATGGTGAGTTTTTTCTTCCGATTCTTGCAAATTCTTAGTAGTTACTTAGATTATCATAGACATTAAGTGATTTTGTATTCGTTGTATGAACAATTTGTCTTTGATGAAGTTTGACATTGTGATGATAATATCTATGATGTGCTTTTTTCAATCAGTTTATATTCCAAACATATATTGATGGCGTTTAATGAAAGGCCATGCTAATATTTTAGTGTCATGAAGGATATAACATTGAgtgttttgttgttatttttgcTGTTGCTGAAGATATGGTACTCAGCTCAACTCAACAATGTCTTAATCTAAACATGAGTAGAATTAAACTTAGAATAGTTTCTGTGAGGAACAAAGCAGATGGATTCCAATTCATATGCATATCACAGTTGGGATGATTTTACTCAGGGGACATCCAAATTGGCCCAATTTTAGCATAACTAATCAAATGTAGGGATTTGATCTGTGTGACTCCTTTATCCTTATGAAACATGCTTTGTGTTTTATTATCATCAAGCacgtttttcttctttttccaaattttaactCACACTTGTTTCTTTTATAGATTCATTAGTTATATGATTGACAATTGATTGATTCAGGTACCCCTTCTTGGTGGAGCATTTTGTGCATGCACTTGGCATTTCTTTTATAATTCTGAGTCTCTTGAGGTAAGAAAGGGTCACGTAATTTGACAATTATTAGGTACAAAAGGGTATAATTGAAACTGTGGAACATATTATTACTGTTGAATTAGTGTTATGCAATATTTAGTTTCTGATGATTGATAAAAAGGAATTGAACTCTTAGACATACATCAGCCTGATAGAAAAATATGTGAAACTTTTGTGGATATATATTGTGAGCTTAAGAATAGATGTTGATTCACTCTGTGGGTTTATTTCACTCCCTCTTCTACATCACCGATTCCTAACTTGCAGTGACTTACATAGATTGCGAGTATACGTGTTCTGGCACAAGTTGTTGCACCAGCAAGGTATTTACAACTTGTACCTGAAGTGAAGATAACCCTACTTAAAGTAATTTTGAAATAACCAACTTTGTTTAATGGCCACACTTGTAATTATGTTATAACCAAGCCTACCTAAGTAATTTACACATGGGTTTGAGTTTGGTGTGTTTGTGTATTTTGCAAGCTCACTCAGAAGATGCTTCCTCTTTGAATTAACACATGGGGCATGCATGCCACaaataggaatgaaattctttttagtgttttttgcATCTGCTTGAGCCATTCTCATTTTGGTTACTCTGACTATTTAGTCAAATAAGTTCATTATGCCAggcaatatttttatttaagcaTTCAATGACCATAATCACAAACTCCTGATGTCTCGGACCAATATATTAATTCCAAAATTCGTGCCTCCATCTTTTTTTCGAATATGATGTGAATGAGATGAGATGGAATTTGTAGAATGACTCAGGTGTTCTCCTTGATTTGCAGGTATTAGTGGCTGTTCAGGCGGCACTAACAGTAATAGGTAATGCCACGATGTGTATTGCTGCCTACCGCATATACAAATCATCAGAGAAAAGCTCCAAGAGTCTCTGATTTCTCTCTACCTGCACATAATAAATCTCTCACTGTGTTCTGCCTTCCGGGTTGGTAATATTACTCTTCTTCAAGGGCATTTATCTGGTAAATAGATGTGCTAAGAGAAAAGGACCAATCTATAGAACTAGTAATAGTAGTCTTCTTCTGGATGTGTTGCATGTGTGTCAGGAAACTGGACACGAAATGCTGGAAGCTTCCACATTCATGATGAGATCAGATTgacttaaataaaattatgtatataagAGGTTTTTCCAAAGTTGGAATGAGTCTCACGGGACCAGCATATTTTCAGCCAATCTCTCATTTTTTGGAGCTGAATCTATGATCATGTAAGTTCTCCCTATTGTGCCTGGTGAGTTTTGTCAACCAAGTGGATTGACCTAAGCCTCTCTAGTTGGATTAACATGTATATgtacacaaaaaaattttcaaagtctAAACTAATCATTATTGAATCGCCGCATCTGTagactttcaaaattttactatatatgttTTTTGGGTAAGCTGGTTTACTTTTATGATTGTCATGTCGATAATTGCTGCTTTGACTGATAAGTATTGCATCTTTTTTTGGGAGGGAACGGGGTTTTGATAAGTAAAGCATCTGATCAGCCTAAATTGGCATGAAATTTCCTTGGTACTTACAGGAATGTGAACTCTGTGATGTAGTTCTCACAGCATGCGGGATGCACACATGCAGTGAGAGAGAGGCGTCAGCCATCTCAAAagatacttttttatttttttatttatttattttattatgacatGAACTATTTAAAAATTGCAATCAAGGGCTCTTGCCATGGGAATATTCAAGGACAGAGGTGAGAAAAGAACTCCGGATTATAACTAAAACCATGTGGACTTTCATTAGCAATATTTCTCTTCTAAATAACAGATATAGAATTTAAACGTTGATCTTCCTTCGTTAATAATGGAAAAtgccatccaaaaaaaaaaaaaaaaaagggaagaagaagaagaagaagggaagcCTCGTTAATGTCCCGTAACATGTGAACCTTCCTTGTTCAAAGAAAATCCTAGCTGTAATAATTTACTTAATAAACACTTCTCGGTTTTTGTTTTGTCTGTTCTTTGAATGGCATCAATTGAAACCTACTCCAATGCGTACAGAATTATGAACTCTTCCACAGCATTGTAGGTAGCTTTCTATTGCACAAAAAATTCAACCCTCTTTACTCATGTTGCTTAATTTCTAGTAGCTTTTCAAAAGGTTTGATTGTTTGGTTTGTTCTTACAACCCTATAAGCAGCCAAGGGCCAATTAATATCATCTTCTCCAAAAGGCCTAA
This region includes:
- the LOC126709486 gene encoding uncharacterized protein LOC126709486 translates to MAITTLFYPPKLSFPHRPTRQVSSSTPHSKTQTQVQTRTRNSINHGTIQNPKTTMAAALLGAGLTLTLVGPTSAAELPSLLLLGSTSLQLSEPTNALSLPTWAIHVSSVVEWITAMALVWQYGEQSEYESWKGLSWGMVPLLGGAFCACTWHFFYNSESLEVLVAVQAALTVIGNATMCIAAYRIYKSSEKSSKSL